Proteins from a genomic interval of Rhodothermus marinus:
- a CDS encoding heavy metal translocating P-type ATPase: protein MERTPTPEPLTETPTPEAETALRLPVEGMECAACAVRIERRLRTVPGVRQASVNYATGEAAVAIDPKAVRLEQLVSAVEEAGYGVRTETLRVPLTRTPSADELEQLFGRTNGVLTWEVVDEDGAPVLAVRYVPVVADPAALQQQLVAAGLLAESARRAVPTDREALRREREAHYRDVRRRFWIAALLSLPVVVLAMAHGALDFPGSRWIQLLLTTPVVFWAGRPFFTGAWRAFRHHAADMNTLVAIGVGSAYVYSTVATVFPGFFEAAGRAPDVYFEAAAVIVTLILLGRMLEARARARTSAAIEKLLDLQPPRARVERNGRLEEVPVEAVRVGDRVVVRPGEKIPVDGIVEEGTAAVDESMITGESVPVDKKPGDPVIGGTLNQSGALVVRVTRVGRDTVLQQIVRLVEEAQARKAPIQRLADRVAGIFVPVVMLVAIATFVLWFDFGPEPRLTHALLTFVSVLIIACPCALGLATPTAILVTTGRAAQLGVLIKGGDALERLHHVDLVVFDKTGTLTEGRPHLAHVVPLNGHEADALLALAAAVEQRSEHPLARAVVEAAEARGLTLPPVRDFEALAGLGVRARVDGRHVQIGRPAFLAEQGVPVPEEQVTALAAEGHTVVAVAVDGVPAGLLALTDTIRPSAEPAIRALHRMGRRVAMITGDSETAARAVARRLGIDEVRANVLPQDKAAAVAAFQAEGHVVAMVGDGINDAPALAQADVGIAMGSGTDIAIEAGDVTLMRPDLRAVVDAFRLSARTLRTIKQNLFFAFIYNTLGIPIAAGVLYPFTGLLLNPIIAAAAMALSSVSVVTNSLRLRRFQPEPLH, encoded by the coding sequence ATGGAACGCACGCCGACACCGGAACCCCTGACGGAAACGCCCACGCCTGAGGCGGAAACGGCGCTGCGCCTGCCCGTTGAGGGCATGGAATGCGCGGCCTGCGCCGTGCGCATCGAACGGCGGCTGCGCACCGTGCCGGGCGTCCGCCAGGCCAGCGTCAACTACGCCACGGGCGAGGCGGCCGTGGCCATCGACCCGAAGGCCGTCCGCCTGGAACAGCTCGTCTCGGCCGTCGAGGAAGCGGGCTACGGCGTCCGCACGGAAACCCTGCGCGTGCCGCTGACGCGCACGCCTTCGGCCGACGAACTGGAGCAGCTCTTCGGCCGCACGAACGGCGTGCTGACCTGGGAAGTCGTCGACGAAGACGGCGCGCCCGTCCTTGCGGTGCGCTACGTGCCCGTCGTGGCCGATCCGGCCGCGCTGCAGCAGCAGCTCGTGGCGGCCGGATTGCTGGCCGAAAGCGCACGGCGGGCCGTTCCGACCGACCGCGAGGCGCTGCGCCGCGAGCGCGAGGCGCACTATCGGGACGTTCGCCGGCGCTTCTGGATCGCGGCGCTGCTGAGCCTGCCGGTGGTCGTGCTGGCCATGGCGCATGGCGCGCTGGACTTCCCCGGAAGCCGCTGGATTCAGCTGCTGCTCACCACCCCGGTGGTTTTCTGGGCCGGGCGGCCGTTCTTCACGGGCGCCTGGCGGGCTTTCCGCCACCACGCGGCCGACATGAATACGCTGGTGGCCATCGGCGTGGGCTCGGCCTACGTCTACAGCACGGTGGCCACCGTCTTTCCGGGCTTCTTCGAGGCGGCCGGGCGCGCGCCGGACGTCTACTTCGAGGCGGCGGCCGTCATCGTCACGCTGATCCTGCTGGGGCGTATGCTCGAAGCACGGGCCCGGGCCCGCACCAGCGCAGCCATCGAAAAACTGCTGGATCTGCAGCCGCCCCGCGCCCGCGTGGAGCGTAACGGCCGCCTGGAAGAGGTGCCCGTCGAAGCCGTTCGCGTGGGCGACCGCGTCGTCGTTCGCCCCGGTGAGAAGATTCCGGTGGACGGCATCGTCGAGGAGGGCACGGCGGCCGTCGACGAAAGCATGATCACGGGCGAGTCGGTTCCGGTCGATAAAAAGCCCGGCGATCCGGTCATCGGCGGCACGTTGAATCAGAGCGGCGCGCTGGTGGTGCGCGTGACGCGCGTCGGGCGCGACACGGTACTGCAGCAGATCGTCCGGCTCGTCGAAGAGGCACAGGCGCGCAAGGCGCCCATCCAGCGCCTGGCCGACCGTGTGGCCGGCATCTTCGTGCCCGTGGTCATGCTGGTGGCGATCGCCACCTTCGTGCTCTGGTTCGACTTCGGTCCGGAGCCGCGCCTGACGCACGCCCTGCTGACGTTCGTTTCGGTGCTGATCATCGCCTGCCCGTGCGCGCTGGGGCTGGCCACGCCCACGGCCATCCTGGTGACCACGGGTCGGGCGGCCCAGCTCGGCGTGCTCATCAAGGGCGGCGACGCCCTGGAGCGCCTGCACCACGTCGATCTGGTGGTGTTCGACAAGACCGGCACGCTCACCGAAGGGCGGCCGCATCTGGCGCACGTGGTGCCGCTCAACGGGCATGAGGCCGACGCGCTACTGGCGCTGGCGGCGGCCGTCGAGCAGCGCTCGGAGCATCCGCTGGCCCGGGCCGTGGTCGAGGCGGCCGAGGCGCGCGGGCTGACGCTTCCCCCCGTGCGCGACTTCGAGGCGCTGGCCGGGCTGGGCGTGAGGGCCCGCGTCGACGGCCGTCACGTACAGATTGGGCGGCCAGCCTTTCTGGCCGAGCAGGGCGTTCCGGTGCCCGAGGAGCAGGTGACGGCGCTGGCTGCCGAAGGCCATACGGTGGTGGCCGTGGCCGTCGACGGGGTGCCGGCCGGTCTGCTGGCCCTTACCGATACGATCCGTCCATCGGCCGAGCCGGCCATCCGGGCACTGCACCGCATGGGCCGCCGCGTGGCCATGATCACCGGCGACAGCGAGACGGCCGCCCGCGCCGTGGCCCGCCGCCTGGGCATCGACGAAGTCCGGGCCAACGTGCTGCCGCAGGACAAAGCCGCAGCCGTGGCCGCTTTTCAGGCGGAAGGGCACGTCGTGGCCATGGTGGGCGACGGTATCAACGACGCCCCGGCGCTGGCTCAGGCCGACGTGGGCATCGCCATGGGCTCCGGCACCGACATCGCCATCGAGGCGGGCGACGTCACGCTCATGCGCCCGGACCTGCGGGCCGTCGTCGACGCCTTCCGGCTGTCGGCCCGCACGCTTCGCACCATCAAGCAGAATCTGTTCTTCGCCTTCATCTACAACACGCTGGGCATCCCGATCGCCGCGGGCGTGCTGTATCCGTTTACCGGCCTGCTGCTCAATCCGATCATCGCCGCCGCCGCCATGGCACTTTCGAGCGTCTCGGTGGTCACCAACAGCCTCCGCCTGCGGCGCTTTCAACCCGAACCGCTACACTGA
- a CDS encoding cation transporter → MDTTAWIVTLIGLAAMAWVVWYFWLSEPKRQPATQPEKTAMKTQETFQIEGMSCQHCVHAVTSALKKLPGVEVQSVEIGRATVAYDPAQVSRDQLKAAIEAEGYTVVS, encoded by the coding sequence ATGGACACGACCGCCTGGATCGTGACGCTGATCGGCCTGGCCGCCATGGCCTGGGTCGTCTGGTACTTCTGGCTCTCGGAGCCGAAACGTCAACCCGCAACCCAACCTGAAAAAACCGCCATGAAAACGCAGGAAACCTTCCAGATCGAAGGCATGAGCTGCCAGCACTGCGTGCATGCCGTAACCAGTGCCCTGAAGAAGCTGCCGGGTGTCGAGGTGCAGTCGGTCGAAATCGGCCGCGCCACGGTGGCCTACGACCCGGCGCAGGTCAGCCGGGACCAGCTCAAAGCCGCCATCGAAGCGGAAGGCTACACGGTGGTTTCCTGA
- a CDS encoding TolC family protein — translation MHRRYFVLISLFFILTIPARAQRPDTLLSLSALLQEALQANPALQAARLQAAARATRPTQVGALPDPSFEAGYRPLAIGDVEGLAPASALLMQRVPFPGKLGLEAEAARLEAEATAREADALALRLAYALRTTYYELYRLQETRRLIEDFQARLRAFAEAAAVRYEVGQGSQAAVLRVQLEQHRLSRQLLDLQGAWRARYAQLIQLTGRTDLPDTARLAPPEPPTLLPSIPLAEAFRRHPEALALRIREDRARTLIRRARREYWPDFVVGVGLMDMMRMNQPVAPLSALRDRFAIRVGVVLPLQRARRSARVEEARLEARTLASRYRDLRNLFESRWRALEARFAADRANLALLEQTLIPEARTTREALLSAYTTGQASYLDLLDAERALFELERQRVDTITRLLVTQAEAEQLLGLLPENINQTGE, via the coding sequence ATGCACCGGCGTTATTTCGTACTGATCAGTCTCTTTTTCATCCTCACAATCCCCGCCCGGGCGCAACGGCCCGACACGCTGCTGTCGTTATCCGCGCTGCTCCAGGAAGCCCTTCAGGCCAATCCGGCGCTGCAGGCAGCCCGGTTGCAGGCGGCAGCCCGGGCCACACGCCCCACCCAGGTCGGGGCACTGCCCGATCCGTCCTTTGAAGCCGGCTATCGTCCGCTGGCCATCGGCGACGTGGAAGGGCTGGCGCCCGCTTCGGCCTTGCTCATGCAGCGCGTTCCGTTCCCGGGCAAGCTCGGGCTGGAGGCCGAAGCTGCCCGCCTGGAGGCCGAAGCGACGGCCCGGGAGGCCGATGCACTGGCGCTGCGACTGGCCTATGCGCTGCGCACGACCTACTACGAGCTGTATCGGTTGCAGGAGACGCGTCGACTGATCGAAGACTTCCAGGCGCGGCTGCGGGCCTTCGCCGAGGCGGCAGCCGTCCGCTACGAAGTCGGTCAGGGCTCTCAGGCGGCCGTCCTGCGCGTGCAGCTCGAGCAGCACCGGCTGTCCCGTCAGCTTCTGGACCTGCAGGGTGCCTGGCGGGCCCGCTATGCGCAGCTGATCCAGCTTACCGGTCGCACCGACCTGCCCGACACGGCGCGGCTGGCGCCCCCCGAGCCGCCGACGCTGCTTCCCTCGATTCCGCTGGCGGAAGCCTTCCGGCGCCACCCCGAAGCGCTGGCACTCCGGATCCGGGAAGACCGAGCGCGCACGCTCATCCGCCGCGCACGCCGCGAGTACTGGCCGGACTTCGTCGTGGGTGTGGGCCTCATGGACATGATGCGCATGAACCAGCCTGTGGCGCCGCTGTCGGCACTGCGCGACCGCTTCGCCATCCGCGTCGGCGTGGTGCTTCCGCTGCAGCGTGCCCGCCGGAGTGCCCGTGTCGAGGAGGCGCGTCTGGAGGCCCGCACGCTGGCCTCCCGCTACCGGGATCTGCGCAACCTGTTCGAAAGCCGCTGGCGCGCCCTCGAGGCACGCTTTGCGGCCGACCGGGCCAACCTGGCCCTGCTCGAGCAGACGCTGATCCCGGAGGCCCGCACCACCCGCGAGGCGCTGCTCAGCGCCTACACGACCGGCCAGGCCTCTTATCTGGATCTGCTCGATGCCGAACGGGCGCTCTTCGAACTGGAGCGCCAGCGCGTCGACACGATCACGCGCCTGCTTGTCACACAGGCCGAAGCCGAACAACTGCTGGGGCTGCTTCCTGAAAACATCAACCAGACCGGAGAATGA
- a CDS encoding efflux RND transporter periplasmic adaptor subunit, with product MRPRILLVSSLLGLLLIAYLARSLWRSDSSATPAPADTAMATAPATGGLAAFDKNGDGIVYQDPMHPWIVQDAPGKAPDCGMDLVPVSVHEGMDMSDEGTVRIDPVVLQNTGVRLTTVEVAPLAPTVRATARLEVNEQQLVAVSPKIEGWVERLYVDYEGARVRKGEPLLEIYSPALVSTQEEYLLALRNVQQLAGTPAEADARRLLEAARRRLQFWDITDEQIRQLEATGQPRKTLTLYAPASGTVLEKHVVEGQQIRSGQTLFVLADLSTLWLQVDVYEHDLSWIKPGITAEITLPYDPTVRLQGRVDYMYDTLNPETRTARARIVVPNPGLRLKPGMYALATLQGQPTPPRPRIPTEALVRYGAEAWVILALGEGRFRPVRVQPGLEAQGYVQILEGLEGGEQIVARAQFLIDSEARLKQALAAFMGGHQHGATPAPETQLQPSPRAPEHQEHGTSPAPKTQPQPLPRMPEHQGHSANQDTTVVSLRIDANGFVPSRIEVPSGRPVRLTVTRTTDQTCATAIQFPELGIGPVDLPLHQPVTLTFTPARAGAYLFTCGMNMLKGTLLVHAN from the coding sequence ATGCGTCCACGCATTTTACTGGTCTCGAGCCTGCTGGGCCTGCTTTTGATCGCCTACCTGGCCCGCTCGTTGTGGCGTAGCGATTCGAGCGCTACCCCGGCTCCTGCCGACACCGCCATGGCCACCGCCCCTGCGACGGGCGGGCTGGCCGCCTTCGACAAAAACGGGGACGGCATCGTCTACCAGGACCCCATGCACCCCTGGATCGTCCAGGACGCACCGGGCAAGGCGCCGGACTGCGGCATGGACCTCGTCCCGGTCTCCGTTCACGAAGGGATGGACATGAGCGACGAGGGGACGGTCCGGATCGATCCGGTCGTCCTGCAGAACACGGGCGTGCGGTTGACGACCGTCGAAGTGGCCCCGCTGGCGCCGACCGTTCGGGCCACCGCTCGCCTGGAAGTCAACGAGCAGCAGCTCGTGGCCGTCTCGCCCAAGATTGAGGGCTGGGTCGAGCGGCTGTACGTCGACTACGAGGGCGCTCGTGTCCGAAAAGGCGAGCCGCTGCTGGAAATCTACAGCCCGGCGCTGGTCTCCACCCAGGAGGAGTATCTGCTGGCGCTGCGTAATGTGCAGCAACTGGCCGGCACACCGGCCGAAGCCGACGCCCGTCGGCTGCTCGAAGCGGCCCGTCGGCGCCTGCAGTTCTGGGACATCACCGACGAACAGATTCGCCAGCTCGAGGCCACCGGCCAGCCGCGGAAAACGCTGACGCTCTACGCGCCGGCTTCGGGGACGGTGCTGGAAAAGCATGTCGTCGAAGGCCAGCAGATCCGATCGGGCCAGACGCTCTTCGTCCTGGCCGATCTTTCGACGCTCTGGCTGCAGGTGGACGTCTACGAACACGATCTGAGTTGGATCAAGCCAGGCATTACCGCCGAAATTACGCTGCCCTATGACCCCACCGTTCGGCTTCAAGGCCGGGTGGATTACATGTACGACACGCTTAATCCGGAGACACGCACGGCCCGTGCACGCATTGTCGTTCCCAATCCTGGCCTGCGCCTAAAACCGGGCATGTATGCCCTCGCAACCCTCCAGGGGCAGCCTACGCCGCCGCGTCCCCGCATTCCCACCGAGGCGCTTGTGCGTTATGGCGCAGAGGCCTGGGTGATTTTGGCGTTGGGAGAAGGGCGCTTTCGACCCGTGCGCGTGCAGCCTGGCTTAGAGGCTCAAGGCTATGTGCAAATCTTAGAAGGCTTGGAGGGTGGCGAACAAATTGTGGCACGCGCGCAATTTTTGATTGACTCCGAAGCACGGCTAAAGCAAGCCTTAGCTGCGTTTATGGGCGGCCATCAACATGGCGCGACCCCAGCTCCTGAGACGCAGCTCCAGCCTTCGCCTCGCGCGCCCGAACACCAAGAGCACGGCACGAGCCCAGCGCCTAAAACACAACCCCAACCTTTGCCGCGCATGCCTGAACACCAGGGGCACAGCGCCAATCAGGATACAACGGTTGTTTCCTTACGGATTGATGCCAACGGCTTTGTGCCTTCACGCATCGAAGTTCCGTCTGGACGGCCGGTTCGCCTAACCGTTACGCGCACCACAGACCAGACCTGTGCCACGGCCATTCAGTTTCCCGAGCTGGGCATTGGTCCGGTAGATTTGCCCCTACACCAACCCGTAACGCTCACCTTCACACCAGCACGCGCGGGGGCCTACCTGTTCACCTGCGGGATGAACATGCTCAAAGGGACGTTGCTGGTACATGCTAACTAA
- a CDS encoding efflux RND transporter permease subunit yields the protein MIERLITWSAHNRLLILTLTLLISALGLWATLNTPIDAIPDLSDAQVIIRTEYPGQAPQIVEAQITYPLATAMLAVPGARTVRGYSMFGTSFVYVIFEDGTDLYWARSRVLEYLNQVTLPEGAQVSLGPDATGVGWVFQYSLIDTTGRHDLADLRALQDFFLKYELQSIEGVSEVATVGGFLKQYQVVVDPQKLLAYGISIDQVRQAIAHANQEVGARLLELGEREFLVRIPGYLQGIDDLRQTPLKAQNGTVITLDDVARLQVGPELRRGISERDGEGEVVSGIVVMRYGENALRVIERVKARLAELQASLPEGVKVVVDYDRSRLIREAVHTATIKLWQELAVVALIVLVFLLHVRSAFVALVAVPVGVLISLLIMYLLDINANIMSLGGIAVAIGVMVDASVVMVENAHRHLERLRAQHNRPLRHSEHMQAVLEAAREAGPSLFFSLLVVTLSFLPVFALQNIEGRLFRPLALTKTFAMAAASLLAVTLVPALMVVFVRGKIRPAAQNPLTRLLTQMYQPVIRYALRHPWQVIVGSLLLLGLTLLPVQRLLWGRVAIPFPQIGSEFMPPLNEGDLLYMPTTLPGLSPQKAKELLQLSNRIIKSFPEVASVTGKAGRAETATDPASLSMFETIIQLKDPREWRPGVTLDRLIEEMNRALQIPGVTNAWTMPIKNRTDMLATGMRTPLGIKLMGPELATLDRLGTTLESLLRNMPGTRSVYAERATGGSYLNIVVNRAEAARYGLTIGKVLDVAQAAIGGLHVTTTIEGLERYPVLVRYPQDLRDNLPALRQVLVPTPSGAQVPLGQLAHFELTEGPPMIRSENARPTVWVYIDLAPGVDIGTYVQQAQQLLARELSLPPGYALVWSGQFEYMERANRRLQILGPLTLGLVFLILMLHFGNLREPLMLLSTLPFAAIGAVWLMVALAFDMSVAVAVGYIGVVGLAVETGVVMLTFLDEAVRRYRQAGQLSTIEQLRAAIEEGALLRLRPLLMTVSTTLIGLLPIMFGTETGAEVMKRIAAPMVGGLFTAAALTLVVLPALYLLVERYRWQRRT from the coding sequence ATGATCGAACGCCTTATTACCTGGAGCGCCCACAATCGCTTGCTCATTTTAACGCTTACGCTCCTTATCAGCGCTTTGGGGCTGTGGGCTACACTGAACACGCCGATCGACGCTATCCCAGATCTATCGGATGCCCAAGTGATCATCCGTACGGAGTACCCGGGTCAAGCACCCCAGATTGTCGAGGCGCAGATCACTTATCCCTTGGCTACCGCCATGCTGGCGGTACCCGGGGCCCGTACAGTCCGGGGCTATTCGATGTTTGGGACTTCGTTTGTTTATGTGATTTTTGAAGATGGCACCGACCTGTACTGGGCGCGAAGCCGTGTACTGGAATACTTAAATCAAGTAACCTTACCCGAAGGGGCTCAAGTCAGCTTGGGCCCGGATGCCACTGGCGTCGGTTGGGTTTTTCAGTACAGCCTAATTGATACCACGGGCCGGCATGACTTGGCTGACCTACGAGCCCTGCAGGATTTCTTTCTCAAATACGAACTCCAGTCCATTGAAGGCGTCTCAGAAGTAGCCACCGTAGGAGGCTTTCTCAAACAGTATCAGGTCGTTGTCGATCCGCAAAAGCTACTGGCCTATGGCATCTCCATCGATCAGGTGCGCCAGGCCATTGCGCACGCTAACCAGGAAGTCGGTGCCCGACTTTTAGAATTAGGTGAGCGAGAATTCCTGGTGCGCATTCCAGGCTATCTGCAAGGGATCGACGATCTACGGCAAACCCCGCTTAAAGCGCAAAACGGCACTGTCATTACCCTAGATGATGTGGCCCGTCTGCAAGTAGGTCCAGAGCTACGCCGGGGCATCTCCGAGCGTGATGGCGAAGGCGAGGTGGTAAGCGGCATTGTGGTTATGCGCTATGGAGAAAATGCATTGCGTGTTATCGAACGCGTAAAAGCCCGCTTGGCCGAGCTTCAGGCCAGCCTACCGGAAGGGGTGAAGGTGGTTGTAGACTACGACCGCTCACGGCTTATTCGCGAGGCTGTGCACACCGCTACCATCAAGCTCTGGCAAGAGCTGGCTGTCGTAGCGCTTATTGTACTGGTCTTTCTGCTGCATGTGCGCAGCGCTTTTGTGGCCTTAGTCGCGGTGCCTGTGGGGGTGCTGATCTCACTGCTGATTATGTATCTCCTCGACATTAACGCAAACATTATGAGCCTGGGTGGTATTGCCGTGGCTATCGGGGTCATGGTCGATGCTTCGGTGGTGATGGTAGAAAATGCGCACCGCCACCTGGAGCGATTGCGCGCGCAGCACAATCGCCCGCTGCGTCACAGCGAGCATATGCAGGCTGTGCTAGAGGCCGCCCGAGAAGCTGGCCCCAGCTTGTTTTTTTCACTGCTGGTGGTGACCCTGAGCTTCTTGCCCGTTTTTGCCTTGCAAAATATCGAAGGTCGCCTGTTCCGACCCTTGGCCCTAACCAAAACGTTTGCCATGGCAGCAGCCTCGCTGCTCGCAGTGACCCTGGTGCCTGCCCTGATGGTGGTTTTTGTGCGAGGGAAAATCCGCCCTGCAGCTCAAAATCCCCTAACTCGCCTGCTTACGCAAATGTACCAACCGGTCATCCGCTACGCACTTCGCCATCCCTGGCAGGTTATCGTAGGTAGCCTGCTACTGCTTGGGCTAACACTACTGCCAGTTCAACGCTTGCTTTGGGGCCGGGTAGCGATTCCGTTTCCTCAGATTGGGTCGGAATTCATGCCTCCGCTCAACGAAGGTGACCTGCTTTACATGCCCACTACGCTCCCAGGCCTTTCGCCCCAAAAAGCCAAAGAGCTGCTGCAGTTGAGCAACCGTATTATCAAAAGCTTTCCTGAGGTAGCTTCTGTAACAGGCAAAGCGGGCCGCGCCGAAACCGCCACCGATCCGGCATCCCTCTCGATGTTTGAGACCATTATTCAGCTTAAGGATCCTCGGGAATGGCGGCCAGGCGTGACGCTTGACCGCTTGATCGAAGAAATGAACCGAGCACTGCAGATTCCTGGCGTTACGAACGCCTGGACCATGCCGATCAAGAACCGCACCGACATGCTGGCTACCGGCATGCGCACACCCCTGGGGATCAAGCTGATGGGGCCCGAGCTAGCTACGCTAGATCGGTTAGGCACTACGCTGGAAAGCCTGCTGCGCAACATGCCCGGCACGCGATCGGTCTATGCCGAGCGTGCTACTGGCGGCAGCTATTTGAACATTGTAGTCAACCGCGCCGAAGCTGCTCGCTATGGGCTGACCATAGGTAAGGTGCTCGATGTTGCCCAAGCTGCTATTGGTGGGCTCCATGTAACCACCACCATTGAAGGGCTGGAACGCTATCCCGTGCTCGTACGCTATCCCCAAGACCTGCGCGACAACTTACCGGCTTTACGCCAGGTGCTGGTGCCAACCCCTTCCGGAGCTCAGGTACCCTTGGGCCAGCTCGCGCACTTTGAGCTCACCGAAGGCCCACCGATGATCCGCAGCGAAAATGCCCGCCCAACCGTATGGGTGTATATCGACCTGGCCCCAGGTGTAGACATTGGCACCTACGTGCAACAGGCCCAACAGCTCCTGGCACGTGAACTTTCGCTCCCTCCAGGCTATGCTTTGGTTTGGAGTGGCCAATTTGAGTACATGGAGCGGGCCAATCGCCGCCTGCAAATCTTAGGGCCATTGACCCTTGGTTTAGTCTTTCTAATTTTGATGCTGCACTTTGGCAACCTCCGGGAACCCTTGATGTTGCTTTCTACGCTGCCCTTTGCAGCCATTGGTGCGGTATGGCTGATGGTGGCGCTGGCCTTCGACATGAGCGTTGCGGTGGCGGTAGGATACATCGGTGTGGTAGGCTTGGCCGTGGAGACCGGGGTGGTGATGCTCACGTTTCTGGACGAAGCCGTACGTCGCTATCGTCAGGCAGGACAGCTTAGCACCATCGAACAACTTCGCGCAGCGATCGAAGAAGGCGCATTGCTGCGCTTGCGGCCCCTGCTGATGACCGTGTCGACCACGCTTATTGGCCTGCTGCCCATCATGTTCGGCACGGAAACCGGCGCCGAAGTAATGAAGCGTATTGCAGCGCCAATGGTTGGTGGACTATTCACCGCGGCCGCTTTAACCCTAGTCGTGCTCCCCGCTTTGTATTTGCTTGTGGAGCGTTATCGGTGGCAGCGCAGGACTTAA
- a CDS encoding PepSY domain-containing protein, giving the protein MRLPVRTIRKLHRYLGLIIGIQLLLWTGSGLFFSLNPIEKVRGEHLMAPPPVLAPDDTLLATPTRALQELRRRFPEAEVLQVMLRPLLDRPVYELMFRHEGRLRFALADARTGRLRPPITEAEAVAIAQADFVPEAPIAAVEYLTEAPPGSEFRGSPLPVYRVVFDHPTGTRIYVAAENGRVTARRNDTWRWFDFFWMFHIMDYRTRDNFNHLLLQSFSLFGLLTVLSGFVLWAVTSPTLRGRRRKSPPT; this is encoded by the coding sequence ATGCGTCTGCCCGTACGTACGATTCGCAAACTGCACCGCTACCTGGGATTGATCATCGGCATTCAGCTCCTGCTCTGGACAGGAAGCGGGTTGTTTTTCAGTCTGAACCCGATCGAAAAAGTCCGCGGCGAACACCTGATGGCCCCGCCGCCCGTGCTGGCTCCGGACGACACGCTGCTGGCCACCCCGACCCGGGCCCTGCAGGAACTCCGGCGTCGCTTTCCGGAAGCCGAAGTGCTGCAGGTCATGCTGCGCCCCTTGCTCGACCGGCCTGTCTACGAACTGATGTTCCGCCACGAAGGACGCCTCCGCTTTGCCCTGGCCGATGCCCGCACGGGCCGCCTGCGCCCCCCGATTACCGAGGCCGAAGCGGTGGCCATTGCACAGGCCGATTTTGTACCCGAAGCGCCAATCGCTGCCGTCGAATACCTGACCGAGGCGCCGCCCGGCTCCGAATTTCGGGGAAGCCCGCTGCCCGTCTACCGCGTGGTCTTCGACCATCCCACCGGCACCCGAATCTACGTGGCCGCCGAAAACGGACGGGTCACGGCCCGACGCAACGACACCTGGCGCTGGTTCGACTTCTTCTGGATGTTCCACATCATGGACTACCGCACCCGCGACAACTTCAACCACCTGCTGCTGCAGAGCTTCTCGCTGTTCGGGCTGCTGACCGTGCTCAGCGGCTTCGTGCTCTGGGCCGTCACCTCCCCGACGCTCCGCGGCCGCCGTAGAAAAAGCCCACCTACGTGA
- a CDS encoding PIN domain-containing protein has product MPQFSGGLDTNVLVRYLVEDDPIQAEAARRYIEEQCSVDRPALVHPVTLCELVWVLRAAYNVPRQRIAEAIDALLDTPTLYIMEAELVRGALQLFRSSSVDFADAYQHVAYQKAGAAGLVTFDRRVGRLTGAQVLT; this is encoded by the coding sequence ATGCCACAGTTCAGCGGTGGGCTGGACACCAACGTGCTGGTCCGGTATCTGGTGGAAGACGATCCGATTCAGGCCGAGGCAGCCCGACGGTACATTGAGGAGCAATGTAGCGTCGATCGTCCGGCTCTGGTGCATCCGGTCACCCTGTGCGAGCTGGTCTGGGTATTGCGCGCTGCATACAACGTGCCGCGTCAGCGCATTGCGGAGGCGATCGATGCCCTGCTGGATACCCCGACCCTCTACATCATGGAGGCGGAGCTGGTGCGCGGAGCGTTGCAGCTGTTCCGCTCGTCATCGGTTGACTTCGCGGATGCCTACCAGCATGTAGCTTATCAGAAAGCGGGTGCGGCCGGGCTGGTCACCTTTGATCGGCGGGTGGGAAGGCTAACCGGTGCGCAGGTACTCACGTAG
- a CDS encoding AbrB/MazE/SpoVT family DNA-binding domain-containing protein, whose translation MTIARVSKKGRITLPKAVREHLQLKEGDPVQFEIRSDGTVILHRASESVYAARGTLHTFAPKKPVSVEEMDQAIGEEVTRQFRTST comes from the coding sequence ATGACGATTGCCCGGGTTTCAAAAAAGGGACGGATTACATTACCTAAAGCTGTTCGCGAGCATCTGCAGCTCAAAGAAGGGGATCCCGTGCAATTTGAAATCCGGTCAGATGGGACGGTGATCCTGCACCGAGCTTCTGAGTCCGTGTACGCTGCTCGGGGTACGTTGCATACTTTTGCGCCGAAGAAGCCGGTTTCTGTCGAAGAAATGGATCAGGCAATAGGCGAGGAAGTTACGCGGCAGTTTCGCACTTCAACCTGA